From Thermodesulfobacteriota bacterium:
GCAATCCTGATTCTTGCGTCATTAATGGTTGAAATCTTGGGAACTATTCTGAGTACTATGGCCAGAAAAACTATCAGGGATGTGCTTGAGATTGAAAAACGTGATACAGCGAAATAAATGATTATGCATATACCTCCAAAACCAATAAGGCTGTCAAAAAACCTGTTTTGTTGTTGATTCATAACCATTGCATTGACATTCTTCAAAAGACTCTGTGTTAATTTCTTAAAAGCTGAAGATTCTTTTGCTTCGGCTGTGTATAACTTAATTACCTCTATTCCCTGAAAAATGCTAATCAGGTGCTTGTTTAGCAATCTTCTCACTTGCATGGTTTCTTTTCCCAGCCTTCTCATTTTTTTTATGAATATACCGGATACAAGATAACGAGCCAGGGCAGCGAGAGCTATTATGAGGGTTAGTTTCCATGATATAAGTAGTAAAAATAATGAATAGACCAGGACTGAAAGTGAATCAATAACCATGCTGATAAGAAAATTCAGAGACTGGCCTACATGTTCCACTTCCAACATCAGAGTATTAACCGTTGTTCCACTTGAAGTGGAATGAAAATAGGGTAGGGGGTAATTAATAATTCTATTAAATCCCTCGTCTCTGATGGCTTTCATAATAGGGTTATATGTTCTTGCAGAAATATTATGGGTTATGAAAAATACAAGGAAACTTAACAGTAGAACTATAAAAATAGCCCAGATAAAATTAGATACCGATGCTTCAAGACCAAAAAACTGGATTGCCCGGAATATCTGCATGAATTTTTTATCTGTGACTATAGCTTCTCCTTTCTGTATGTATTCAATGAGAGGGAAGAATAACCCCACACCTACCCCTTCAATTAAAGTATTCAAAAATATGAATACTAGCAGAATTAAAATACGATATTTATAAATCCAGAAGAACTGCCTGAAAAGCCAGAGTTTTCTCAATGCTACCTGCCCCTTCTGAGTGCGACCATTTCTGGACTCCCCAAATACGGATGATCAACATCCTCTTCAACAATCTTCCGAAGGGATCTGTATTCCCATGGGAATATCTTTTTCTTAAATGGTCTTTTGATGTGAAACAGGAGAAACTCTTTAAACAAACATAAGGATTTGATTAAACCCTCTTTTCTGGCAACCCGTACCAGACTGACAATCCACAAGAGTGAGCGGGCTTTATAAACAGCAACGGGATACCTGTCAAATAATCCCAGCTTCCCTGTACGTAGGAAAGTTTGTACAAGACACAACAGGTTTGGTGGTTGTTTGCCATTAAATATCCATTTAAAATAATGGTCAAGCCCGAAAAGTCTGATATAACTGTAATTAACACAGGATATAAGGAGCAGAGGCCATGAAAGAAGAGTCAGTCGCGGGTATCCTGTGAAGTTTATCGTAGTAGCACTGTCGGCAGCGTCCCTGTCTGATATTGTGAGCAGATATTGCTCCTCATCTTCGAGAGTCTGTCCAATTTTCCCGATACTTCGGGCATATTCATAAAGCGGTGTTCCGGGCAGGGCTTGAGCAAAATTTATACTTATCTCCCTGGGATTCTGAGACTTTTTTGATGTTATTTTTATTAAATCAGATAAGAATTTCTTTGTTTCTCTAATGGTTTCCGGTGTCTCGCCAGGCATCCCTATAACTAGCTGGACAATAGTATGCAGACCGGCATTTAGTGTCCACTGAACAGCATTGTAGTTTTCTTCCAGGGGGACCCGTTTTTCCATAATCTTCAGAATTTTTTCGCTTCCACTCTCCATGCCGTAAATTATTGTACGGCATCCAGCATCTTTCATTATTTCAATTAGTTCCGGAGTAACCGAATCAACCCTCATCCCGCCAACCTTCCACAGCAAATCGAGTGGTTTGATTAACTCACAGAACTTTTGCAACCATTGAGGAATTACACCAAAACATTCATCAGAAATAAAAAGAGTGCCAACATCAAAACGGGTAATCAACTCCTTAATCCGTTCCATAACAATTTCAGGAGGGATAATCCGAATACCTTTAACAAAACGGTGACAGTATGTACAGCGACAGATACATCCTTTGGAGCATGAGATCACCCCTATTGTTTTGTTCAGTCTGTCGATTGGAATGGACTCCGGATTATCATGATAATTATGGAAGAAATACCTGAACGGAAGGGTATTCTGGTTCAGTTTCCCTAATCTGGGGAAGTAGTGCCTTACTGAAATTGAATCCAGGATATCCCATTCAACATCAAAGATTGCTTCTTTTGGAATCTGCTCGGCATAGCCGGTTACAACAAGTTTGTCATCGTCAAGGAAAGCAAGCCCTTTAATATCATACATATCCTTTTTTGACTTATGAGGGAAGTATCTGTCAAGAATTTGAGAACAGACCTTTTCCCCTTCGCCAAGAACACAAAAATCAACGCCGGTCTTTCTTAGAATGATTTCCGCACTTGCCGCCAGGTTGCCTCCAAGAATCACTGTAATATCAGGCAAACGTCTCTTTATCTCCAGGGAGAAAAACTTACAATTCTCATATCCGGTGGAAACAGGCGAGCTTATAGCCAGAACGTCGGGATTGAAGGATAGAATATAATCAATTGCATCTTCCCTTGAGGGCCTAAGTACGTCCATATTGTAAAGAAATGTATTTTTGTAGCCTGCTCTGTGAAGAGAGGTAATAACCGCCATAGCTCCATAAGGTGGGTAATTATCCGGTATACCTCTCTGTGATAAGGTAATAAATAGAATCCTTATGTCTTTATCCATTGCTAGCAATTTTTCCTAGTAGTGTATCCGCCACAATGTCTCCAAATAGACGATCTTCGTTTGTATCCAGTTTTATATACTTTCTCTCAAAATCTTCATAACCAGCAGGATTATAGGAAAAAATCCCTTTATTTAACATCTGCTGCAAGTCGGCATCCCTGTCAATATAGTGAATTTCTGAACCCAAAGCCTTGGCATGAGCTATTATATTATTTTGGAAAAAGGTGTCGCCCTTCATTTTCCATATTGATATAAAACATACAGGCTTTTTATGAATTACCGCAAACTTCACTGCCCCAGAGTAATGGCAGATTACACCGCTTGAGTATTTTATCAACTGTTCAGTATCGTAAAGAAAAGGGCGTTCATTATAGACATTATCTTCATCTGTATGTTTAGGATGTGCTGCTATTATTATCCTTTTTCCTGTATTTCTTTCCACAAAATCGAAGAACTCATTAATAATTTTGGAGTAATCTAGTTTGCTTATTCCTCCAGTTATGTTGAGAATGGGATAATCATGGCCGCCCCAGGGTGTGTCTGCAATATGGACATAATATTCTCCATCCGGGATATATTCTGCTTTGGGTTTGCATTTATTTCTCAGGTATCTGTCATAATCAAAGGAGTGTGCATGAATAACCTGAGTTTTCGGAGGGGGGTAGCAGTAAGGAGAGGTTTCTGATCCGAGAAAATAGTATTCTGGATATCTGATGCCAAAGAAATATGCGAATCTGTAGGAAAGCCTGTACATATAATTTTTGACTTTTCCCATAAAGGAACTTGAAAAAAAGGTTGCAGGGTTTGCAATCATAGTTTTAAATATTCGTAAAAAGCGTCCGAAAATTGTTTTTCCCTCTCCCATGACAGGCGGATGTATGTTTCCATTTGTGATTATATAGTCCACATTAGCGCTCTTAAGAATTCGTAGTAACTTTATGCCAGGAAAAACCACGAGAAAGGCGATCTTCCATCCCCTTATACTATCCAGATGCTTTCTTAAATCCTTTCCGGACTCAATCCAGAACTGTTCAATTCCCATTACCGGTTCCAGTAACTTATTGTATTGCAATTCTTCCAGAGCCTCAGGATGTAAAAAATTGAATACGTTCAATATAACAATGTTAAATCCTCTTTTGCTCAGTATATCGAATCCATATTTGAGGGCATAGTCCTCATTGAATGGGTAAACCGTAATAAATATTATGTTCTTCTTGCTTACCAGCACGTCCTCCCGCCATCAATTACCAGATTAGTACCGGTCATATAGTATGATGCATCAGAGACGAGAAAAATAATTGCAGCCTTGTATTCATCTTTTTTTGCCATTCTTCCCATTGGTATCAGGTTTGTAAGCCTGGCTACGAAATCCTCGGGCTGGTTGGTATAGACCCCACCGGGTGAGATGGCATTGACCCTCACACCTGCCTTTGCCCAGTATGTGGCAAGATACCTTGTCAGTCCGATAAGACCGTGTTTAACAACAGAGTACGTAACGGGCTTTACAGGCTGAAGCTCTTCTGATAGCCCCTCTTTTTGATAAATTCGCTGGTCAGGTGCAATAATGCTCAAATCGGATGCGATATTCAGGATCACTCCACCACCACTTTTAGCCATGTGTGTACCAACTATCTGACTGCACAAAAAGGCACCTGTCAGACCGACAGAAATATCCTGATGCCACATCTCAATAGAGAAATTCTCAAAACGACTCCACTCGTGTTCACTCGCATTGTCAACCTTTGGATCGTTAGCGGCATTATTAATCAGTATGTCAACCCTGCCAAAATCTGATAGTGTTTTATTTAATCCATCTTTAATAGTATCGCCAGAGGTTATGTCTACCTCCATGGCACGGCATGGAACCTTCCACTGCTTTGAGATTTCTGACACATATTCTTCAGCATTTGTTACATCTATGTCCCATAATACAGGGATTCCCCCTGCTTCGGCAATCGCCTCGGCATGTTGAATCCCTAAGAGTCCAGCGCCTCCGGTGATCAGCGCCACCTTGTTATCAATTCTGAATTGCTTAAGCGCTTCTTCCATGTTCTCCTCTTTAAGACTCCGGGATCCGGAAATAGGATTCATCTTGTTCCAGCTTTTTGACTGCTAAGCCGACGGCATCAGCCAGCTTGAAAAAAGTGATCCGATAGTCATCAAGCTGGGTCTCCCGCATTTTGTTTTCAGACAGTAAGTCTTTGCGTAGTTTGATAAACCATTCTGACGAACCTGGATATTTCTTAAGCCTGACAAAAGCCCTTCTGCCTCCTGGCTCATCGACCAAGACCTTTAAATTTGACTGGTAAAGATAGGAACAATCTGCGATGAATTCAGCCACATGGATACCCGTGCAGGCTTCCAAGCTGACACCGAGCAACAAGATGTAGCCGCCGTCTTTAAACAGCTTATAACATGGACTTCCTACTCCCTCAGACTCATGAAGAGGATGTCCGCAGGTATAGTAATCTGCTTTTCTGCCAATAGCAGCCACGGAACTGATTGGATGATAGCTCCTTCGGACTTCCGGATAGTTTAAGAAGTACTGAGGAAGAATCCCCCTGTTCCTGACCGGTGTTTTCTTTGGATCAAAAGGATTCATTTTTTGCTTGATTTTCTTTACCCATGTCTGAGGCACAGGGGGATTTTTCCAGTCCTGAGGATCGGTCAGATCGCCGCTATGTGATGGCACCAGCAGCGTGCCACCAGGCCCGATCAATTCAAGCAGCGCATCTATGATGTCATACGGTCCATTGACCACGTAACCTAAACCGCTCAATGAACTATGCACCATTAACGACATGTTAGACTTGATACCTAGTTGGAGAAAAATCTTGACCAGATCACCCTTCGAATAGATTTTCTGCTCTGGCAAACGACCTCCTTTTAATCTCCTGTCATCACAGCAATTCCCCAATCGCCTCTTCTACTACCTCAAGTCCCTCGACTAATGCATCTTCAGCGATATTAAGGGGCGGACCGTATTTAAGGGTGCCGCAACCTGTACGTATCAAAAACACCCCCTTTTGCATCGCCTTTTCCACAATCCTGTCAGTCAGTTCTACATCCAGTTGTTCCCTGAATGGTTTGTGAGATTCAGCTCTTGGGTCGCTTATATATACGGCGTGAAGCATACCTTTTCCAAGGATCAATCTTACAATTTCAGGATATTTTTCACGCAGTCTCTTATTGGCTTCATTAAAGAATATCTCTTTTCTCTTCGACTCTTCAATCAGTTTCTCTTTTTCGAATATTTCAATAGTCTTTAATCCTGCTGTACAGGCTAATGGGTGCCCCCCGTGTGTACTGGTATATTCAGGATCGAGATCGATTAAGTCAGCCCTGCCCATGACTACCGATAGTGGCACGCTTGATGAGGTTGCTTTTCCACAGATTACCAGATCAGGTTCAATATCATAGTACTGGTAGGCAAAGAGTTTTCCTGTCCTGCCGAACCCTGCCTGAATCTCATCACACATAAGGAGTGATTCATTATCTCGTGACCACTGTCTCATTGTCTGGACATAATCCTTCGGATAAAAAACAGCCCCCCATCCCTGAAAGGACTCGATAATAAAGGCAGCTATGTTCTTTAGATTAATTCCTCTTTCTTCCAGTTGATGGAGATGTTTTTGAAACAGATCTTTTCCTGTCAGCTTTTTTGTGTCTTCTTCCCAGGGATATGGAAACGGCATATGCACCATATTGGGGTCTAGATATCCTATCCATTTCTTGTCGGCATGTTTTCCGCCAACCATCTGTGAACCCATGGTCTTCCCATGAAAGTTTCCGTCACCTCCAACAATAATATTTTTATTGGTGGATTTTGTAAGCCCGTACAATCTTGCCAGTTTAACAGCACGCTCAACTGCTTCAGTTCCTGCGCTGAACAGGGAGAATTTTTTAATATAATCAGGGGTAAACTGCGACAGCTTTTCAAGATAGTTTGCACGCTCAAAAGTGGGGTAGCTGTATGAATGTAAAAGCGGCTTATCGATTACTTCTTTAAGCCCTTTTCTGATAGTTTCATGTCCATGCCCTGTATTTGTTACAAAAATTGTAGAAGAAAAATCGATCCATCTGTTACCCCATAAATCTTCGAGGGTATGACCGTATGCACGGGTCCACATAATAGGCGGCTGGTTTACAACATTTGAAGATTCGTATTTAATGATTTTATTTAATACAGGGAGGGATTCAGGTACAGGAAGCATGGTCTTGATGCGCCTGTTCTTCGTTTCTACATGGGGTACATCTACGGGTTTCATTTTAAATCTGTATTCTTCTGTCATTTTTATATCTCTTTTCTCTTAACCCCCCAGCCCCCCCTTTTTCAAAGGGGGGGGTGAGGGGGGGTATTGTCCTTTGTGTCGCCATACGGCATGGATGTTTTATTCCCTTTTCACTTGCACCCCTTTCCAAAGAAGGGGTGAGGGGGGTGCCTTTTCGTAGTTGTTGCACAAATATTCGTGAATCTTGTATTTTTTAGTAAGCAGGTTGTACTCTATCCTTTCAAAGTCCTCTTCCCTGTCCAGTTCTCCTGTATCAGGTGCGATAAAGCCCAACATTCTACGCCCATAACATGAATTGTGTTTGATTAATGTTTCGCTTTTGATTATGTCAACGTAACCATTTCCAAAGTATGTTGGAGGAAACGCCTGCCTTGGCAGGTTGTAATACTCTGGCCGTGGATCATTAGGGCAAAGTCCTATAAGAAATTCATCTTCCATGCCAAACATTTTACATGGGGATTCCTGTATTTCATGAACAGAGACCAAGCCTGTTGCTTCAGGGTAGCTTTTAATCTTTTTTACCGCTGTATCAATGACCTCAGGTTCTCTCAGGGGTGTGGTAGGACGTATTTGAACTAAATATTCGGGGATAAACGATTCATTCTCTTTAAACCACCTGACGGCGTGTTGGAAGACCTCAATGTCCATAGAGTTATCCCTGGCGAACTCTTCAGGCCTTAAGAAGGGTACTTCGGCTCCAAATTGGCGTGCGACATCAGCAATTTCTTCAGAGTCAGTAGATACAATAGTCCTTCCGATCTCAGTCGCAAGTTTACACGCAGCTATCGAATAGGCGATTAACGGGAAACCGCCCATAAACTTAATATTCTTTTTTGGTATCCCTTTCGATCCTCCCCTCGCTTGAATTATAGCAACTACATTGGCCTTTTTCATAACTATCACTCCGGCATATTAATTAGAAACGGCATTTCTTTCTCTAAGCCCCTTGAATACAGGAGCTCCCACTTTGCAGGTCAGAAACTCTTCGATGTCCTTACCACTTGTAACCGCTTTTTTTATAACATTACATGCCTTGTCAAATGCCCAGACAAGATGCTCTAAATCTTCCTTTGAATGAGAGTAAGATAACATGAGTACCCCTGCAAAACAGAGTATTCCCTCTTTGAACATCTCCTGCTGATAAAGTGAGGCAAATTTATAATTCTGAATCCCATTTTCATCATGGGTATTTACCATTAAACGCACCGGGTAGCCGGCAAGAGAGACATATTTTTTAATTTCATATTTGTCAATCACAGCCTGAAGGTTTTTTTCCAGAAACTCACCTTTTTCCCAGAGCTTTGAAATCACATCATTTTCTTTATAAAAGTCAATATTGGCTGAGGCTGCTGCTAAGGTTAAAACCTCAGGTGCATAAGTCGTAGAAAGGAATACATGATCGAAATGTTTCATGTATTCTTCTTTCCCTGCTATCACACCTAAGGGCATTCCATTTGTAATTCCCTTTCCAAAGGCTGCCAGGTCCGGAATGACATTAAAGAATTCCTGTGCTCCTCCTATACGAAAGCGAAAGCCTGAAATCATTTCGTCAAAAATTAAGAGTGCACCATTGGCGTGGGTGAGTTCTTTTACCTTATTCAAAAAGTCATCTCTTGGTTTTTCCGCAATAACAGGCTCCATCATTACTGCCGCTATCTTATCAGGGTAGGTTTCAAAGAGTTTCTTCAGTCCATCGAGGTCATTGTATTCAAATGTCTTTGTCAATGCCTTAACACATTCAGGAACACCCGCATTGCGGTCTGTTGACCCGATATACCAGTCACCATAACCATGATATCCATAAGTGAGGATCATATCCCTTCCTGTAACATCCCTGGCGATTCTAACACTGGCTGTGCAAACATCGCCTCCATTTTTAGAAAATTTAACCATCTCTGCACATGGGATGCACTCAATAAGTTTTTCAGCTACTTCTATTTCAAGTGGATGAAGCATGCTGAACAGGATACCCTTTTCAAGTTGCTCCTTTATGGCATCATTAATCGGTTTAAAATTATGCCCCAGAGTTGTTGGCCCACATGCCATTACCATATCTATAAATTCGTTTCCATCAACATCCCAGACGTGTGAACCTTCCTGTCTTATCAAATACTTGGGTGCTGCGCCATCAGGGTAGACCCCTGGAGACCTGCTGAAAGTCTGTGTGCCTGTTGCGATAACTTTACATGCCTTTTCCCATAGTTCATTGCTCTTTTTTATTCCATTTTTTAGTCCTAAATGTTTCATTGTTCCCTCCCAAATTAAACAAATCAGGATTTAGTTGATAAAAAGGATTCGAGTCCGCCAGAGGTGGAAAGGGTTCAAGTGTTTAGCTACGAAAATCCATGACTTTTCAAAAATGGCATTATCCATTGCAGTTGTTCTTTGAAGATTTTAATTCCCTCATCATCCCGGTATGCCTGCATAATAAATGGCCCCTCGTAACCTACCTTTATTAGAACTGCAAAAAACCTTTCAAAATCAGTATCACCACTTCCAAGAATTACCGATCCACCATTCAATAGACGATCTTTAATGTGAATATCGCTAATACGACCTCCATAAGCCTTAAGTTCCTCTTCTGGGTCGTATCCCAGAGAAGCGCTGTTCCCGGTGTCGTAATTTACAGTAATTTGTGGAGAGTCAAGCTTTCCAAGCAATTCTGAAAAGGGTCCTGGTGCGAGGTCGGTTTCAAGTGCAAGATTTATTTCCAGTTTTTCAACTAGGCTCACTGCTGGTCTGACATTGCTGATAAACCGCTCGATATTTTTGTTATTGTTAGCCAGCGTGGCTTGATCCACACAGGGAATTACTATATCGCAAACCCCTAATTTTGAACTATTGATTATAAGAGTTTCCAGAACTTTCTGACTCTCTTTGAGAGCCATGTCAGATGAGCTATGAAGAGGTGCTTCCATAAAATAATCTGCACAGATGCTTTTTACAGCAACGCCTGTTTTTTCTGTAAGGGTCAGAATTTCATGTATGCCTGGTTCATTCATAACAGGATTTTCGTAAACATCATTAGAGTCGAGGATAAATTCTATAAGATCCAGTCCAAGA
This genomic window contains:
- a CDS encoding ABC transporter ATP-binding protein, which translates into the protein MRKLWLFRQFFWIYKYRILILLVFIFLNTLIEGVGVGLFFPLIEYIQKGEAIVTDKKFMQIFRAIQFFGLEASVSNFIWAIFIVLLLSFLVFFITHNISARTYNPIMKAIRDEGFNRIINYPLPYFHSTSSGTTVNTLMLEVEHVGQSLNFLISMVIDSLSVLVYSLFLLLISWKLTLIIALAALARYLVSGIFIKKMRRLGKETMQVRRLLNKHLISIFQGIEVIKLYTAEAKESSAFKKLTQSLLKNVNAMVMNQQQNRFFDSLIGFGGICIIIYFAVSRFSISSTSLIVFLAIVLRIVPKISTINDARIRIAEYTAGINFIEKAFRDDTVQPVLKWGEKSKKKLYDKICFESVHFSYPNSNHYALSDINLCINANETIAIVGESGAGKSTFIRLLLRLFDPDKGRITVDGIDLNEIKRSDWRRLVSVVSQDTFIFDDTVENNIKYGVDDDSYTDEEKFWLAVKQSRSEEFINALPEKVKTELGERGVKLSGGQRQRIAIARAFMRDSDILVLDEATSALDSGTEQLIQEAIYDLSRNRTVIAIAHRLSTVKNADRIVVFNEGKITEIGTHQSLIEKNGIYRKYYETQIF
- a CDS encoding radical SAM protein; the encoded protein is MDKDIRILFITLSQRGIPDNYPPYGAMAVITSLHRAGYKNTFLYNMDVLRPSREDAIDYILSFNPDVLAISSPVSTGYENCKFFSLEIKRRLPDITVILGGNLAASAEIILRKTGVDFCVLGEGEKVCSQILDRYFPHKSKKDMYDIKGLAFLDDDKLVVTGYAEQIPKEAIFDVEWDILDSISVRHYFPRLGKLNQNTLPFRYFFHNYHDNPESIPIDRLNKTIGVISCSKGCICRCTYCHRFVKGIRIIPPEIVMERIKELITRFDVGTLFISDECFGVIPQWLQKFCELIKPLDLLWKVGGMRVDSVTPELIEIMKDAGCRTIIYGMESGSEKILKIMEKRVPLEENYNAVQWTLNAGLHTIVQLVIGMPGETPETIRETKKFLSDLIKITSKKSQNPREISINFAQALPGTPLYEYARSIGKIGQTLEDEEQYLLTISDRDAADSATTINFTGYPRLTLLSWPLLLISCVNYSYIRLFGLDHYFKWIFNGKQPPNLLCLVQTFLRTGKLGLFDRYPVAVYKARSLLWIVSLVRVARKEGLIKSLCLFKEFLLFHIKRPFKKKIFPWEYRSLRKIVEEDVDHPYLGSPEMVALRRGR
- a CDS encoding SDR family oxidoreductase, which encodes MEEALKQFRIDNKVALITGGAGLLGIQHAEAIAEAGGIPVLWDIDVTNAEEYVSEISKQWKVPCRAMEVDITSGDTIKDGLNKTLSDFGRVDILINNAANDPKVDNASEHEWSRFENFSIEMWHQDISVGLTGAFLCSQIVGTHMAKSGGGVILNIASDLSIIAPDQRIYQKEGLSEELQPVKPVTYSVVKHGLIGLTRYLATYWAKAGVRVNAISPGGVYTNQPEDFVARLTNLIPMGRMAKKDEYKAAIIFLVSDASYYMTGTNLVIDGGRTCW
- a CDS encoding AAC(3) family N-acetyltransferase; translation: MPEQKIYSKGDLVKIFLQLGIKSNMSLMVHSSLSGLGYVVNGPYDIIDALLELIGPGGTLLVPSHSGDLTDPQDWKNPPVPQTWVKKIKQKMNPFDPKKTPVRNRGILPQYFLNYPEVRRSYHPISSVAAIGRKADYYTCGHPLHESEGVGSPCYKLFKDGGYILLLGVSLEACTGIHVAEFIADCSYLYQSNLKVLVDEPGGRRAFVRLKKYPGSSEWFIKLRKDLLSENKMRETQLDDYRITFFKLADAVGLAVKKLEQDESYFRIPES
- a CDS encoding aspartate aminotransferase family protein, whose translation is MTEEYRFKMKPVDVPHVETKNRRIKTMLPVPESLPVLNKIIKYESSNVVNQPPIMWTRAYGHTLEDLWGNRWIDFSSTIFVTNTGHGHETIRKGLKEVIDKPLLHSYSYPTFERANYLEKLSQFTPDYIKKFSLFSAGTEAVERAVKLARLYGLTKSTNKNIIVGGDGNFHGKTMGSQMVGGKHADKKWIGYLDPNMVHMPFPYPWEEDTKKLTGKDLFQKHLHQLEERGINLKNIAAFIIESFQGWGAVFYPKDYVQTMRQWSRDNESLLMCDEIQAGFGRTGKLFAYQYYDIEPDLVICGKATSSSVPLSVVMGRADLIDLDPEYTSTHGGHPLACTAGLKTIEIFEKEKLIEESKRKEIFFNEANKRLREKYPEIVRLILGKGMLHAVYISDPRAESHKPFREQLDVELTDRIVEKAMQKGVFLIRTGCGTLKYGPPLNIAEDALVEGLEVVEEAIGELL
- a CDS encoding acylneuraminate cytidylyltransferase family protein, which translates into the protein MKKANVVAIIQARGGSKGIPKKNIKFMGGFPLIAYSIAACKLATEIGRTIVSTDSEEIADVARQFGAEVPFLRPEEFARDNSMDIEVFQHAVRWFKENESFIPEYLVQIRPTTPLREPEVIDTAVKKIKSYPEATGLVSVHEIQESPCKMFGMEDEFLIGLCPNDPRPEYYNLPRQAFPPTYFGNGYVDIIKSETLIKHNSCYGRRMLGFIAPDTGELDREEDFERIEYNLLTKKYKIHEYLCNNYEKAPPSPLLWKGVQVKRE
- a CDS encoding aminotransferase class III-fold pyridoxal phosphate-dependent enzyme, which encodes MKHLGLKNGIKKSNELWEKACKVIATGTQTFSRSPGVYPDGAAPKYLIRQEGSHVWDVDGNEFIDMVMACGPTTLGHNFKPINDAIKEQLEKGILFSMLHPLEIEVAEKLIECIPCAEMVKFSKNGGDVCTASVRIARDVTGRDMILTYGYHGYGDWYIGSTDRNAGVPECVKALTKTFEYNDLDGLKKLFETYPDKIAAVMMEPVIAEKPRDDFLNKVKELTHANGALLIFDEMISGFRFRIGGAQEFFNVIPDLAAFGKGITNGMPLGVIAGKEEYMKHFDHVFLSTTYAPEVLTLAAASANIDFYKENDVISKLWEKGEFLEKNLQAVIDKYEIKKYVSLAGYPVRLMVNTHDENGIQNYKFASLYQQEMFKEGILCFAGVLMLSYSHSKEDLEHLVWAFDKACNVIKKAVTSGKDIEEFLTCKVGAPVFKGLRERNAVSN
- a CDS encoding TIM barrel protein, which codes for MSKRSQLGIMQGRLLPKYRGRYQAHPVGYWKDEFSIAAGLGLDLIEFILDSNDVYENPVMNEPGIHEILTLTEKTGVAVKSICADYFMEAPLHSSSDMALKESQKVLETLIINSSKLGVCDIVIPCVDQATLANNNKNIERFISNVRPAVSLVEKLEINLALETDLAPGPFSELLGKLDSPQITVNYDTGNSASLGYDPEEELKAYGGRISDIHIKDRLLNGGSVILGSGDTDFERFFAVLIKVGYEGPFIMQAYRDDEGIKIFKEQLQWIMPFLKSHGFS